TGTTGGCCTTCGCGACCGCCTCTTCGGGGGTGCGGAAGGTCAGCACCGACAGGACCGGGCCGAAGATCTCCTCCTGGGCGATCCGGTGGGCCTGGCTGACGCCGGTGAACAGGGTCGGCTTGAACCAGAAGCCGGTGCCCGGGAGTTCGCAGGCCGGAGACCAGCGCTCGGCGCCCTCGGCCTCGCCGGCGTCGGTCAGCGCGGTGATCCGGGCCAGCTGCTCGGCCGAGTTGATGGCACCGATGTCGGTGTTCTTGTCCAGCGGGTCGCCGACCCGCAGGGTGCCCATCCGGCGCTTCAGCGCGTCCAGCAGCTCGTCCTGGACCGACTCCTGGACCAGCAGGCGCGAACCCGCGCAGCAGACGTGGCCCTGGTTGAAGAAGATGCCGTTGACGGTGCCCTCGACGGCCTGGTCGATCGGCGCGTCGTCGAAGACGATGTTGGCCGCCTTGCCGCCCAGCTCCAGCGAGAGCTTCTTGCGGGTGCCGGCCAGCTGCTTGGCGATGGCCCGGCCGACCGGGGTCGAGCCGGTGAAGGCGACCTTGTTGACGTCCGGGTGCGCGGTGAGCGCGGCGCCGGTGCGGCCGTCACCGGTGACGATGTTGACGACGCCCTTCGGCAGACCGGCCTGGCGGCAGATCTCGGCGAAGCGCAGCGCGGTCAGCGGGGTGGTCTCGGCCGGCTTCAGGACGACCGTGTTGCCGGTCGCCAGCGCGGGCGCGATCTTCCACGCCAGCATCAGCAGCGGGAAGTTCCACGGGATGACCTGGCCGGCCACGCCGAGCGGCTTCGGGTTCGGGCCGTAGCCGGCGTAGTCGAGCTTGTCGGCCCAGCCCGCGTAGTAGAAGAAGTGCGCGGCGACGAGCGGCAGGTCGACGTCGCGGGTCTCGCGGATCGGCTTGCCGTTGTCGATCGACTCCAGCACGGCCAGCTCGCGGCTGCGCTCCTGGATGATCCGGGCGATCCGGAACAGGTACTTGGCGCGCTCGCTGCCGGGCAGCGCCGACCAGTCGGTGAAGGCCTTGCGGGCGGCGGCGACCGCGCGGTCGACGTCCTCGTCGGTGCCCTGGGCGAACTCGGCGAGCACCTGCTCGGTGGCCGGGTTGACCGTCTTCAGGGCCTCGCTGCCCGAGGAGTCGACGAACTCGCCGCCGATGAAGTGGCCGTAGGAGGTGGCGATGTCGCCCGCGGCGGCGGGGGACTCGGGGGCCGGGGCGTACGCGAAGAGGCCGCCGGCGGGCTTGGCCGTGGGCTCCTCGGTGTTCTTCTTCTTGGCCATGGTGATCAGTCCACCGTCACGTAGTCGGGGCCGGAGTAGCGGCCGGTGGCCAGCTTCTGGCGCTGCATCAGCAGGTCGTTGAGCAGGCTGGAGGCTCCGAAGCGGAACCAGTGCGGGGTCAGCCAGTCGTCGCCGAGGGTCTCGTTGACCATCACCAGGTACTTCATGGCGTCCTTGGTGGTCTTGATCCCGCCGGCGGGCTTGACGCCGACCTGGACGCCGGTGGCCGCGCGGAAATCGCGGACGGCTTCCAGCATCAGCAGGGTGACCGGCGGGGTCGCGTTGACGGCGACCTTGCCGGTGGAGGTCTTGATGAAGTCGGCGCCGGCCAGCATCGCCAGCCAGGAGACCCGGCGGACGTTGTCGTAGGTCTGCAGCTCGCCGGTCTCGAAGATGACCTTGAGGTGGGCGTAGCTGCCGTCGGCGCGCTTGCACGCCTCCTTGACGGCGACGATCTCCTGGAAGACGTCGAGGTAGCGGCCGGAGAGGAAGGCGCCGCGGTCGATCACCATGTCGATCTCGTCCGCGCCCGCGGCCACCGCGTCGGCGGTGTCGGCGAGCTTGACCGGGAGGGCGGCGCGGCCGGCCGGGAAGGCGGTGGCCACCGAGGCGACCTGGATGTCGGTGCCCCGGAGGGCGTCCTTCGCGGTGGCGACCATGTCCGGGTAGACACAGATGGCGGCGACGCGGGGGGTGGTCGGGTCGGTCGGGTCGGGGGTCCTGCCCTTGGCGCACAGCGCGCGCACCTTGCCGACCGTGTCCGCGCCCTCCAGCGTGGTCAGGTCGATCATCGAGATCGCCAGGTCGATGGCATAGGCCTTCGCCGTGGTCTTGATCGAGCGGGTACCGAGGGTGGCGGCACGCGCCTCAAGGCCGACCTGGTCGACGCCGGGCAGGCCGTGCAGAAAGCGGCGGAGCGAGGCCTCGGACGCCGCAACGTCCTGAAGGCCGCTGCCCGCAACGCCGGGGGCATTGGCTGCAACAGTGGACATAGTCACCAGACCAGCATATCTACGCGCGTAGTAGTCCGCCAGAGCGGCCACCTTTCGTGGCCGCTTTCGTGGCCGGACCGAGACCTCCGGGTGTGGAGCATGGGGCAGAATCGAGGCCATGACCGATTCCGACGGCAAGCCCCACCAGGGCCCCGCCGCCCCCGACGGGGAGCCCGAGTACGCGGACCGCGTGTACCGCTCCGTTCCCGGTGTGATCTCCGGAGTGCTGCTGCTGGCCGTCGCCGCCTGGCTGATCGGCGACGCGGTGGTGACCGGGACGGGGAAGACCCCGTACGTCTCGCTCGCCGCGGTGCCGGTGTTCGCGTTCCCGGTGATCGCCTACACCCTGCGCCCCGAGGTGCGGGCGAGCCGCAGCCGCCTGGTGGTGCGCAACCCCTGGCGGACCGTCGTCGCGCCCTGGGCCTCGGTGGAGGGGCTGCGCGCCGGGTACTCGGTCGAGCTGTTCGCCGACGGCGAGAAGTACCAGGTGTGGGCGGTGCCGGTGTCGCTGCGCCAGCGCAAGCGGGCCACCCGCGCCCAGAGCCGCGGCACCACCGAGCACGCCTCCCGGACCGGCCTGGGGCTGGGCCTCCCCACCCGCAGCAACCCCGTCGTCCAGGGCTCGCCCGACCCGACCCGCGCCTGGTCCGACCAGGTCACCGCCGTGCTGCAGGAGATGGCCGAGCGCAACGCCGCCCGCCCCGACGCGGCCGGGCCGGTCGTGGTGCGCTGGTGCTGGTGGGTGATCGCCCCCACCGTGGCCGGCCTGATCGCGCTGGTCACCGTCATCGCCGTCTGAGCCCGGGAGTCCCGACCCGGAACGCGGGAGGGCCCGCCGGTCACGTACGTCACGGACCGGCGGGCCCTCCCGCGTGCGGGTGATCAGATGCCGGCGGCTGCGGCGAGGTCCTGCTTGATGGTGTCGAGCAGCTCGGCTGCGCGGGTGCGGGCCGCGGCGAGCTCGGCGGCGGAGGCGACCGGGAGGACGACCTCCAGGTAGCACTTCAGCTTGGGCTCGGTGCCGGAGGGGCGGACCACGATGCGGGCCGAGCGGACGGCCTCGCCGGCCAGGTAGTAGCGCAGGCCGTCGGTGGGCGGCAGCTCGGCGGAGCCGGCCGCGAGGTCGTCGGCGCGGGTGACGCTCAGGCCGGCCAGGACGGTCGGGGGCTGCTCGCGCAGGCGGCGCATGGCGTCGGCGATCAGCGAGAGGTCCTGGACCCGGACCGAGAGCTGGTCGGTGGCGTGCAGGCCGTGCTCCAGCGCCAGGTCGTCGAGCAGGTCGGACAGCGTGCGGCCGGACTTCTTGAGGGTGGCGGCGAGCTCGGCGACCAGCAGGGCGGCGGTGATGCCGTCCTTGTCCCGGACGCCCTGCGGGTCGACGCAGTAACCCAGCGCCTCCTCGTAGCCGTAGCGCAGGCCCTCGGCGCGGGAGATCCACTTGAAGCCGGTCAGCGTCTCCTCGTAGCCCAGGCCCGCCGCCTCGGCGATCCGGCCGAGCAGGGTGGCCGAGACGATGGTGGTGGCGAAGGTGCCCTCGGCCTTCTTCGCGACCAGGGCCGAGCCGAGCAGCGCGCCGACCTCGTCGCCGCGCAGCATCCGCCAGCCGGAAGTGCCGTTGCCGCTGCCGGCTGCGTTGCCGTTGACCGGCACGGCCACCGCGCAGCGGTCGGCGTCCGGGTCGTTGGCGATCACGATGTCCGGGCCGACCGAGGCGGCGGTGCGGAAGGCGAGGTCCATCGCCCCCGGCTCCTCCGGGTTGGGGAAGGCGACGGTCGGGAAGTCCGGGTCGGGCTCGGCCTGCTCGGCGACCACGGTGGGCGCCGGGAAGCCGGCCCGGCGGAAGGCGGCGACCAGGGTGTCGCGGCCGACGCCGTGCATCGGGGTGTAGACGACGTCGAGTTCGCGCGGGCTGTGCGGGTCCACGATGGAGACGGCGCGGGCCAGGTAGGCCTCGATGACGTCCTCGCCCAGCACCTCCCAGCCGTCCTCGGCGAGCGGGACCTCGCTCAGCGAGCCGATCGCGTCGATCTCGGCGGCGATCCCGGCGTCGGCCGGCGGGACGATCTGCGAGCCGTCGCCCAGGTAGACCTTGTAGCCGTTGTCCTGCGGCGGGTTGTGGCTGGCGGTGACGGTGACGCCGGCGGCCGCCCCCAGGTGGCGGATGGCGAAGGCGAGCACCGGGGTGGGCAGCGGGCGGGGCAGCAGCGCGGCGCGCAGCCCGGCGCCGACCACTACGGCGGCGGTGGCGCGGGCGAAGTCGTACGACTTGTGCCGGGCGTCGTAGCCGATGACGACCAGGTCGCCCAGGCCCTGCTTCCGGACGTACGCGACCAGGCCGGCGGCGGCCCGGATCACCACGGAGCGGTTCATCCGCATCGGACCGGCGCCGAGTTCGCCGCGCAGGCCGGCGGTGCCGAACTGGAGCCGGTCGGAAAAGCGCTCGGCGAGTTCGGCCCAGGCGAGCTTGCTGTCCGACTCGGCCTCCGGGCCCTCGGCCCGGGCGAGCAGGGCGCTGAGCTCCTCGCGGGTCTGCGGGTCGGGGTCCTCGGCCAGCCAGGCCCGGGTCCGGGCGAGGAGGTCGGTGGTGGGTGCCTGAGACATGGCTGCCAGCTCCATCGGGAAGTGCGTCGGTGTGTCGGCCGGAGGGTTCCGCTAAGACCGGGGGGTTCCGCAAAGAGGGGGATGCGCATGCGGACGGGGCCCACGGGAAGGTGTGATCAGCGGATCACGCCGCCCGTGGGCCCCGTCACTCATGAATTCTGCGCCTGCCGGGCGTCAGATCCGCTCAAGGACCTTCGCCAGGAGCTCGCCCATGCGCTCGGCGGAGGCCTTGCCGGCCTCCAGGACCTCTTCGTGGTTGAGCGGCTCGCCGGTCATGCCGGCGGCCAGGTTGGTGACCAGGGAGATGCCGAGCACCTCGGAGCCGGCCTCGCGGGCGGCGATGGCCTCCAGGGTGGTGGACATGCCGACCAGCTCGCCGCCGATCACCCGGGCCATGTTGACCTCGGCCGGGGTCTCGTAGTGCGGGCCGCGGAACTGCACGTAGACGGCCTCGTCCAGGGACGGGTCGACCTCGTGGCAGAGCGCGCGCAGGCGCTTGGAGTACAGGTCGGTGAGGTCGACGAAGTTGGCGCCGACGATCGGGGAGTCCGCGGTCAGGTTGATGTGGTCGCTGATCAGGACCGGCTGACCCGGGGTCCAGCCCTGGCGCAGGCCGCCGCAGCCGTTGGTCAGCACGATGACGCCGCAGCCGGCCGCGGCGGCGGTGCGCACGCCGTGGACCACGGTGGCCACGCCGTGGCCCTCGTAGTAGTGGTTGCGGCCGAGGAAGATCAGGGCGCGCTTGTCGCCGATCTTCACCGACCGGATCTTGCCGGCGTGGCCGGCGACGGCGGGGGCGGGGAAACCGGGCAGGTCGGTGACCGGGAACTCGGCCACGGTCTCGCCCAGGGCGTCGGCAGCCGGCACCCAGCCGGAGCCCATCACCAGGGCGACGTCGTGGCGCTCGGCACCGGTCAGCTCGCGCAGGCGCTCGGCGGCGGCCTGGGCGGCGGCGTAGGGGTCGGCGGAGAGGACCGACTGAGGAGAAGCGTTCACGGGTCCGAGGATAGACGGGAATCGACTACGCGCGTAGAAAATCCGCTGCGGCATGTCGGATCGTTACCCGGTTGACCCGAAACCACAGCTCGATGGCGCTTTCCGGGTGACGGGTCTCGTCGGTTCCGACAGCTGCGGATCCGGCTCACAGCCGTTTCGCGCTGCGCAGCCCCTTCGCGTACATGCCGTTGTCGTCCAGTCGCGCCGTGCCGCCCTTGTCGCCGAAGGTCGGGCCGTCCGCCTCCTCCCGGCTGGAGATGTACCGGGGATGGCCGTCGGTGTCCAGGCCCAGGTAGATGCCGGTGTGGTCGAGCCGGGCGCCGGTACGGGCGTCGATCTCGAAGAACACCAGGTCACCGGGGAGCAGCGGGTCGATCGAGGCCGGGCGCAGGGTGGTGTCCGAGCCGGCGGCGGTGGTCAGCGGGATCACCGGGACGCCGGGGCCGAGCCGGGCCAGGCCGTTGGCGGTGCGCGGCAGACCGGGGCCGGCCGCGTCCTTGGAGAGCAGCGGGTAGCCGGAGCGGTAGCCGTAGACCATCCGGACGAAGCCCGAACAGTCGAAGGCGCCGTAGCGGGTCTTGTCGGGCTGCTTGGTCACCTTGTCGGCGAACGTGTACGGAACGCCGAGGTAGTCGAGGAAGTCGGTCTGTTCCAGCCGCAGGTCGTTGCCGACCGAGCCGTTCGGGTTGAGCGGGCCGAAGGAGGCGTCGCCCTTGAAGCGCACGCCCTTGGCGTCCTTCTCGGCCGGCGCCCCGCCCACGTACTGGGTGGCCGCCGCGAGGACGTCGTCGGCGGTGGAGCCGAGCGACTGCTGGAACCAGGTGCGGAACCAGGCCTCCTGCTCGGCGCCCGGCTTCCACGGCTGCGGCATCAGCCGCACCCAGCTGTCGGTCACCACGGTGGCGGTGGTGGTGCCCGGCTCGGCGAAGGTGCGGCTGGGGCCGGCCAGCACGGCGGTGCGGGCGTTGTCGGTGAGCGTGGCGACCACGCCGCCGCGGGCGTCCCGGACCACCGTGCGGTCCGGCCCGGCCAGCCGCTCGTAGCGGTACTGGGCGGGCGCGGCGGCGGCCGTGGCGGCGTCGCCGACGGGGGCGGCGGTGGTGGTGATCAGCGGTGCGCTGCTGCCCGCCGCCGGCTGCCGGTCGCGGTCCCGCAGCTGGACGGTGAGGTAGCCGCTGGCGGCCAGCAGGGTCACGGCGAGGCCGCCGCTGAGCAGGGACTTGCGGGTCAATGGCATGGGGGTTCCCGTCGGATCAGGTGCCGGGCGATCAGGTGCCGGGCAGGGCGCCGAGCAGGACGCCGGCGGTGAGGACGACGTAGTTGGCGAGCGTCACCGTGCTGGTGGCCATCAGGGTCGCCGCGCGGGGCTGGCGGACCAGCTGGTAGGCGATCAGGCCCGGGACGATGAAGCCGAGCGTCTGGTTGGCGTACAGGGTGGGCAGTTCGCGCTGCAGCACCAGCATCACGGTGGCCTGCAGCAGCACGCCGATCAGCACCACGGCGGCGAACAGCCGCTTGCCGTACAGGATCACCAGCTTCTGGACCGCCCGGGTGGCCAGGTAGGTCAGCACCGTCACGCCGATCACGATGGCCACCCGCTGCAGCGACTCGACCAGGGTGAGGGCCAGCCAGCCGGGGGTGATCATGCCGCCGGGGGAGAGGTTGGTGGTCAGGTAGCAGACCAGCGAGAAGACCAGGCCGAGCGCGATGCCGATGGCGGCGATCTCGGGGGTGAGCTCGGTGGGGATCACGGCTGGTCTCCGTAGGGGGCGGCGGTGCGGTGGTCGGGGTCGAACCAGGAGTCGGGGAGCGGTTCGGGGTGGTACACCGGCTCGGCGTACGGGGCCTGCGGGGGGTACGGGTACGGATCGGCGTAGGGGGCCTGCCCGGCGTGGCGGTACTGCTCGGCGTACGGGTAGGGCTCGGCGTACGGCCCGGGGTACGGCTCCGGCTCCGGGTAGAGCGGTTCGGGCTCGTGGTACGCGTACTCCGGTGCCTCCGGCGCGTCCGGGCTGTCGTCCGGGTCGAGCCGGGCCAGCTCCTCCAGGAACAGCTCGCCCTGGCCGTGGATGTTGCCGACGGCCACCAGCGAGGAGTCCGGGCCGAGTTCGGCCAGCAGGTCGGCGGTGAGCTGCGCCGGGTCGCGCTTGTCGCCGCCGAGGTCGACCACGCGGCCCGACCAGCCGGCCGGGATGCCGTCGCGGGCGCTCCTGGTGGGGTGGCCGATCAGGAAGACGGTGTCCGGGTCGAGGTTCGGGACGATCTGGCCCATCTGGCCGTTGCGTTCGACCCGGTCGGGGCGGCAGTTGATGACCACGTTGAGCGGGCGGTGGATCGCGCCCAGGCCCTCCAGCTGGCGGACGTTCATCAGCGTGGACTCGGGGTCGTTGGCGGCGAAGACGTTGGCGAAGCGCAACCGCTTGCCGTCCGCGGTCCGGTAGCGCTCGACCGAGAGCACGCCCGGGTCCGGCGGGGCGGCCCACATGCCCTGCAGCGCGGTCTGCCGTTCCACGCCGAGGAGTTCGGCGACGGCGAGGGCGATCGCCACGTTCTCCTTGAAGGTGAACCAGCTGAACCCGCGCAGCTCCTCGTCGGTGACCGACTCCGGATCCACCACGACGAGTTCGCAGTTCCGCTTGGCCGCCTCCGCGCGCAGGATGTGCGCGCGCTCCTGCTCGGCGGTCACGCACACCCCGTCGACCGGCATCGAGCGGGACAGCGAGCGGGCGACGTCGTCCAGGGTCGGGCCCATCTCGGCGAGGTGGTCCTCGCGGACGTTGCAGAGCACGCCGATGGTGGAGCGGATCAGCTTGGTCTGGTTGACCTCCTGGAGCGCGGGCATGACGGCCATGCACTCGATCACCAGGGCGTCCGGCCGGTAGGTGGCGGCGCGGCGGACGATGCCGATCTGCTCCACGACGTTGGCGATGCCGAACTTGCGGTAGACCGGCTCCTCGGTGGCGTCCGGGTGGATGAAGCGGGCCGCGGTGCCGGTGGTCTTGGCGACCGTCACCAGCCCGCCGCCGCGCAGTGCGCCCGCGCACAGCCGGGTGATCGAGCTCTTGCCGCGGATCCCGTTCACCAGCACCCGGGTCGGGATCTGCTCCAGCGCGGTGAAGTGCCGGCGCTGCTCGACGATGCCGGCCACCAGCAGCACGGCGCAGCACACCAGCAGCACGACGTAGAGGAAGAGCACGGGGAGGTCCTTCGGGCGGGGCTCAGCGGGCGGTGGCGGGGGTACGGCGGACGGCACGCTCGGCGAGTTCGGCGCGCACCAGCTCCTGGCGGATCAGCTCCAGGCTGCGGGCGACGGCACCGACCTCGTCGTGGTGGACGGGGTAGAGCACGGTGCGGCGGTCCCCGGCGGCCAGCGCCTCGGCGCTCGCGGCGAGCCGGCGCAGCGGGAGGCCGACGACGATGAACAGCCAGCCGAGGCAGAGCGCGGCGGCGGTGAGGCCGAGCATGCCGGCCAGCACGGCGCGCCGGTCGGCGCGGTTCTGGTCGAGGTGCAGCCAGGCCACCGGGTGGGCGGTGACCACGGACCAGCCGAGCTTGGCCACGCTGCCGTTGCCGCCGAGCGGGGCGGCGGCGAGCAGCGTCGGGTCGTCGCCGTCGCGCAGGACGTCGGCGGCGGCGGACTTCTTGGCGTCCGCGAGGACCTTCCGGGCGCGGCCGTCCGGGAGCTCGCCGAAGGAGCTGTAGCCCTCGTTGGCGGCGAGCACCCGCTGCCGGTCGTCGAGCAGCCAGACCCGGCCGAGGCCCGGGCGGACCAGCAGCCCGCTGAGGAAGCCGGTCTTGAACTCGCCGACCAGGACCGGGCCCTTGGGCTCCGGCGCGTCCTCGGTCTCGGCGTCGGGCGGGGCGGCGGCGAGGGCGGCGCGGGCGGCGATCCGGGGCTCCTTGCCGGAGCTGTTGAGCAGCAGCACCCCGCTCGCGCCGAGCGCCTCCGGGCCGGTGCGGTGCGGGGCCTCGCCGGCGTGGGCGAGGAGTTCGCCGTTCGCGCCGAGGACGTAGAGCGAGCGGTAGCGGTCGTGTTCGGCGAGGGTGGCCTGCAGCAGGGCGTCGGCCTTGCCGACGGAGGCCTCGGCGAGCGAGGGGGCGAGCGAACGCAGGTCCGCGTAGCCCTCGTTGAGCGCCTGGCGGATCCGGTCGGCGGCGGTGTCGGTGCGGTCGCGCTGGCCGGCGACGACCTGGGTGGGTACCCGTACGGTCGGGTCGTTGCCGCCGAGGAAGAGCAGCGGGCCGGACCAGCCGAGGACCAGGACGGCGCAGATTGC
The genomic region above belongs to Streptomyces sp. 1331.2 and contains:
- the pgsB gene encoding poly-gamma-glutamate synthase PgsB codes for the protein MLFLYVVLLVCCAVLLVAGIVEQRRHFTALEQIPTRVLVNGIRGKSSITRLCAGALRGGGLVTVAKTTGTAARFIHPDATEEPVYRKFGIANVVEQIGIVRRAATYRPDALVIECMAVMPALQEVNQTKLIRSTIGVLCNVREDHLAEMGPTLDDVARSLSRSMPVDGVCVTAEQERAHILRAEAAKRNCELVVVDPESVTDEELRGFSWFTFKENVAIALAVAELLGVERQTALQGMWAAPPDPGVLSVERYRTADGKRLRFANVFAANDPESTLMNVRQLEGLGAIHRPLNVVINCRPDRVERNGQMGQIVPNLDPDTVFLIGHPTRSARDGIPAGWSGRVVDLGGDKRDPAQLTADLLAELGPDSSLVAVGNIHGQGELFLEELARLDPDDSPDAPEAPEYAYHEPEPLYPEPEPYPGPYAEPYPYAEQYRHAGQAPYADPYPYPPQAPYAEPVYHPEPLPDSWFDPDHRTAAPYGDQP
- a CDS encoding phospho-sugar mutase yields the protein MSQAPTTDLLARTRAWLAEDPDPQTREELSALLARAEGPEAESDSKLAWAELAERFSDRLQFGTAGLRGELGAGPMRMNRSVVIRAAAGLVAYVRKQGLGDLVVIGYDARHKSYDFARATAAVVVGAGLRAALLPRPLPTPVLAFAIRHLGAAAGVTVTASHNPPQDNGYKVYLGDGSQIVPPADAGIAAEIDAIGSLSEVPLAEDGWEVLGEDVIEAYLARAVSIVDPHSPRELDVVYTPMHGVGRDTLVAAFRRAGFPAPTVVAEQAEPDPDFPTVAFPNPEEPGAMDLAFRTAASVGPDIVIANDPDADRCAVAVPVNGNAAGSGNGTSGWRMLRGDEVGALLGSALVAKKAEGTFATTIVSATLLGRIAEAAGLGYEETLTGFKWISRAEGLRYGYEEALGYCVDPQGVRDKDGITAALLVAELAATLKKSGRTLSDLLDDLALEHGLHATDQLSVRVQDLSLIADAMRRLREQPPTVLAGLSVTRADDLAAGSAELPPTDGLRYYLAGEAVRSARIVVRPSGTEPKLKCYLEVVLPVASAAELAAARTRAAELLDTIKQDLAAAAGI
- a CDS encoding aldehyde dehydrogenase family protein, which codes for MAKKKNTEEPTAKPAGGLFAYAPAPESPAAAGDIATSYGHFIGGEFVDSSGSEALKTVNPATEQVLAEFAQGTDEDVDRAVAAARKAFTDWSALPGSERAKYLFRIARIIQERSRELAVLESIDNGKPIRETRDVDLPLVAAHFFYYAGWADKLDYAGYGPNPKPLGVAGQVIPWNFPLLMLAWKIAPALATGNTVVLKPAETTPLTALRFAEICRQAGLPKGVVNIVTGDGRTGAALTAHPDVNKVAFTGSTPVGRAIAKQLAGTRKKLSLELGGKAANIVFDDAPIDQAVEGTVNGIFFNQGHVCCAGSRLLVQESVQDELLDALKRRMGTLRVGDPLDKNTDIGAINSAEQLARITALTDAGEAEGAERWSPACELPGTGFWFKPTLFTGVSQAHRIAQEEIFGPVLSVLTFRTPEEAVAKANNTPYGLSAGIWTEKGSRILWMANKLKAGVVWANTFNKFDPTSPFGGYKESGYGREGGRHGLEAYLDV
- a CDS encoding PH domain-containing protein, translating into MTDSDGKPHQGPAAPDGEPEYADRVYRSVPGVISGVLLLAVAAWLIGDAVVTGTGKTPYVSLAAVPVFAFPVIAYTLRPEVRASRSRLVVRNPWRTVVAPWASVEGLRAGYSVELFADGEKYQVWAVPVSLRQRKRATRAQSRGTTEHASRTGLGLGLPTRSNPVVQGSPDPTRAWSDQVTAVLQEMAERNAARPDAAGPVVVRWCWWVIAPTVAGLIALVTVIAV
- the deoC gene encoding deoxyribose-phosphate aldolase, which translates into the protein MSTVAANAPGVAGSGLQDVAASEASLRRFLHGLPGVDQVGLEARAATLGTRSIKTTAKAYAIDLAISMIDLTTLEGADTVGKVRALCAKGRTPDPTDPTTPRVAAICVYPDMVATAKDALRGTDIQVASVATAFPAGRAALPVKLADTADAVAAGADEIDMVIDRGAFLSGRYLDVFQEIVAVKEACKRADGSYAHLKVIFETGELQTYDNVRRVSWLAMLAGADFIKTSTGKVAVNATPPVTLLMLEAVRDFRAATGVQVGVKPAGGIKTTKDAMKYLVMVNETLGDDWLTPHWFRFGASSLLNDLLMQRQKLATGRYSGPDYVTVD
- a CDS encoding purine-nucleoside phosphorylase encodes the protein MNASPQSVLSADPYAAAQAAAERLRELTGAERHDVALVMGSGWVPAADALGETVAEFPVTDLPGFPAPAVAGHAGKIRSVKIGDKRALIFLGRNHYYEGHGVATVVHGVRTAAAAGCGVIVLTNGCGGLRQGWTPGQPVLISDHINLTADSPIVGANFVDLTDLYSKRLRALCHEVDPSLDEAVYVQFRGPHYETPAEVNMARVIGGELVGMSTTLEAIAAREAGSEVLGISLVTNLAAGMTGEPLNHEEVLEAGKASAERMGELLAKVLERI
- a CDS encoding C40 family peptidase, with the translated sequence MPLTRKSLLSGGLAVTLLAASGYLTVQLRDRDRQPAAGSSAPLITTTAAPVGDAATAAAAPAQYRYERLAGPDRTVVRDARGGVVATLTDNARTAVLAGPSRTFAEPGTTTATVVTDSWVRLMPQPWKPGAEQEAWFRTWFQQSLGSTADDVLAAATQYVGGAPAEKDAKGVRFKGDASFGPLNPNGSVGNDLRLEQTDFLDYLGVPYTFADKVTKQPDKTRYGAFDCSGFVRMVYGYRSGYPLLSKDAAGPGLPRTANGLARLGPGVPVIPLTTAAGSDTTLRPASIDPLLPGDLVFFEIDARTGARLDHTGIYLGLDTDGHPRYISSREEADGPTFGDKGGTARLDDNGMYAKGLRSAKRL
- a CDS encoding poly-gamma-glutamate biosynthesis protein PgsC/CapC, whose product is MIPTELTPEIAAIGIALGLVFSLVCYLTTNLSPGGMITPGWLALTLVESLQRVAIVIGVTVLTYLATRAVQKLVILYGKRLFAAVVLIGVLLQATVMLVLQRELPTLYANQTLGFIVPGLIAYQLVRQPRAATLMATSTVTLANYVVLTAGVLLGALPGT